One window of the Cryptomeria japonica chromosome 7, Sugi_1.0, whole genome shotgun sequence genome contains the following:
- the LOC131072360 gene encoding disease resistance protein TAO1: MGDPSTSTVQQHQRALQNAFDGIAPQASPSFSGLMKKGPCDVFINHRGRDVKHKLASIIYHTLELVGLRAFLDVEELELGNSMPDEIEEAMRAAAVHIAIFSENYAQSPWCLAELSFMLKTGTTILPIFYNVKPDDLRWVAQGKGLYAPAFSHHKKKRRYCSSKLEEWERALHCVSYLSGYMLNENDDEGRLLKSIVNSVLGMMKKVPLEVAKHPVAMDEVVEDFERTVGRSIQSVEHVQIVGIVGFGGSGKTTLATELYNRKRFYINRSSFLYDVRDAAYKNALHIKQKKLLEDFRIQNVQSFDNVKEGKGIVADQLKTLRVLIVLDDVDHEDQLDALLPPKESLGSGSVVIVTTREGDVLTKWGITSIYKIQPLQHFHAKQMFCWHAFLQPSPLEGFEDLTENFLNVCGGLPLSLKVIGGQLYGRTSTEYWYAQLDKIRKTLPKDIKVILKVSFDALEQDEQDVFLDVACFFIGEERSLGIAVWDGSGWNGLCSLETLLNKCLVEVDKGGRIRMHDHLRDLGREIAITRSPSRFWFHRKSMQIQRGILIRGIMAATDSSEYSKIPDRPLLLKEWMKTIRNPNLRLQLQLLVVRGNEFNQKFEQLSRSLLWLRWFEFEGIYLPSWLLLENIRVLELIEPLNLQTLWEDTHPPLELRKLLIRDAPFFREFPRSIGHLKHLKKLSLVNKSELSSLPKEFCLLHLLEHLDLEKCAMLSNLPSRFGELVNLRHINLNSCMSLEKLPVSFKQLIKLEFLNLYGCETLTLESSVLENITNLKYLNCGGCSNLHVLPHHITNQGSLRELCFWDVDSLREVPASIGQLSKLETLNIGSPLWTRLPASLGNLSYLVTLILQGCVNLESLPVEVRQLSNLQTLFICRCSVRELAFESGLGSSFSLQKLREIHVSETSVARISLSQNCCPSLQTLCVEFCTSLTEIETLPTALKFIELNGCTMLETMGLPEAFEKLTNLETLEVRGGSIRELPFGRGSSYSLCNLRRLYLEDTHLPKVSISQECCPSLQELVINLEESLMEIEILPTALQSISLTLCKALKNISGLHAVVSVEKLIIICCTELIEMPSLAGLVSLNELVVRGCSKINKIEGLEKLTSLEELHIETNWKAPRIDSLGQSERLREVNLVAENMSAFEHCIQSIQIEEWPYNMMICGRTSMKNVPPDLLPSSNFSGLAIVKSLEIFSREDHQAHVTELWSLTCEETHSCNAATVCFLIDCKETDDLWMQSANATLTPITRLRQGEWAVIGVYTEASPLIKEAMEGLSLRVSLDTSKSVHVVSGTLVVGEKARVLEAFNQFFQYLKN; encoded by the exons ATGGGAGATCCTTCCACTTCCACAGTTCAGCAGCACCAGAGGGCGCTGCAAAATGCTTTTGATGGAATTGCCCCGCAAGCATCGCCATCATTCTCAGGATTAATGAAGAAGGGACCATGCGATGTGTTTATTAATCATCGTGGCCGTGATGTTAAGCACAAATTAGCTAGCATTATCTATCACACGCTGGAACTGGTTGGATTGCGGGCTTTTCTAGATGTCGAAGAGCTGGAGTTGGGAAATTCCATGCCAGATGAAATAGAGGAGGCAATGCGCGCTGCTGCAGTTCATATTGCTATTTTTTCTGAGAATTATGCACAATCCCCCTGGTGCCTGGCTGAGCTATCATTTATGCTAAAAACTGGCACCACAATTCTTCCCATATTCTATAATGTTAAGCCTGATGATCTCCGATGGGTGGCTCAAGGGAAAGGACTCTATGCTCCTGCGTTTTCCCATCACAAAAAGAAGCGCAGGTACTGTTCAAGCAAGCTTGAGGAGTGGGAAAGGGCACTCCATTGCGTCTCATATCTCTCCGGATATATGCTCAACGAGAATGA CGATGAAGGGAGGCTATTGAAGAGCATAGTGAATTCTGTTTTGGGAATGATGAAAAAAGTGCCGTTGGAGGTAGCTAAACATCCTGTTGCAATGGATGAAGTCGTGGAGGACTTTGAGAGAACTGTTGGAAGATCTATTCAGAGTGTGGAGCATGTACAGATTGTGGGAATTGTTGGGTTTGGCGGGTCTGGTAAAACTACACTCGCGACAGAGCTTTACAATAGGAAAAGATTTTATATAAATCGCTCCAGTTTTCTGTATGATGTGCGAGACGCTGCATACAAAAATGCTTTGCACATTAAGCAGAAGAAACTCCTTGAGGACTTCCGTATCCAAAATGTTCAATCTTTTGACAATGTTAAGGAAGGCAAGGGAATTGTAGCAGATCAGTTGAAGACTCTTCGTGTGCTCATAGTTTTGGATGATGTAGATCACGAGGATCAACTAGATGCTCTTTTGCCTCCAAAGGAAAGCCTCGGATCGGGTAGTGTTGTAATTGTTACAACCCGTGAAGGTGATGTACTTACAAAGTGGGGAATCACATCCATTTATAAAATACAACCACTGCAACATTTTCATGCCAAACAGATGTTCTGCTGGCATGCTTTCTTACAGCCTTCTCCTCTAGAAGGCTTTGAAGATTTAACTGAAAATTTCTTAAATGTTTGTGGTGGGTTGCCTTTGTCTCTGAAGGTAATTGGAGGACAGCTTTACGGCAGAACGTCCACGGAATATTGGTATGCTCAACTAGATAAGATCCGCAAAACATTGCCCAAGGATATCAAGGTTATTTTAAAAGTAAGTTTCGATGCCCTTGAGCAAGATGAGCAAGACGTATTCTTGGATGTTGCTTGCTTTTTCATAGGCGAAGAAAGGAGTTTGGGCATTGCTGTGTGGGATGGGTCAGGATGGAATGGTCTCTGTAGTTTGGAAACTCTTCTGAACAAGTGTCTTGTTGAGGTGGACAAGGGAGGGCGTATAAGGATGCATGATCACCTCAGGGATCTAGGAAGGGAAATTGCAATCACAAGATCTCCATCACGATTCTGGTTTCACAGAAAGAGTATGCAAATTCAG AGAGGAATACTTATTCGGGGGATAATGGCCGCCACAGATTCTAGTGAATACAGCAAGATTCCTGACCGTCCCCTGCTTTTGAAAGAGTGGATGAAGACGATTAGAAACCCAAATCTTAGGCTTCAATTACAACTTCTTGTTGTAAGAGGAAATGAGTTTAACCAAAAGTTTGAGCAACTATCGAGAAGTCTTTTGTGGCTTCGATGGTTTGAATTTGAGGGCATATATCTTCCGTCGTGGCTTTTACTGGAGAACATTAGAGTGTTAGAGCTTATTGAACCTCTGAACCTGCAAACATTATGGGAGGACACGCAT CCTCCTTTGGAGTTGAGAAAGCTACTAATTAGGGATGCTCCCTTTTTCCGAGAATTTCCCCGGTCAATAGGCCATCTCAAGCATTTGAAAAAATTATCCTTGGTCAATAAATCAGAACTCTCAAGCCTGCCAAAGGAGTTTTGTCTACTTCACTTGCTGGAGCATCTAGACCTGGAAAAATGCGCCATGCTATCAAATCTACCTAGCCGTTTTGGAGAATTGGTAAACTTGCGCCATATAAACTTGAACTCCTGTATGAGTTTAGAGAAGTTGCCTGTTTCTTTTAAACAGCTGATAAAGCTGGAATTTCTCAATTTATATGGCTGTGAAACTCTAACATTAGAGTCAAGTGTCCTAGAAAACATCACAAATCTCAAGTATTTGAATTGTGGAGGCTGTAGTAATTTGCATGTATTGCCTCATCATATCACAAATCAGGGTTCTCTGCGAGAGCTCTGTTTCTGGGATGTTGACAGTTTAAGGGAAGTACCAGCTAGCATTGGTCAACTAAGCAAATTGGAAACGCTAAATATTGGGAGTCCATTGTGGACAAGGTTGCCAGCTTCTTTAGGAAACTTGTCCTACTTGGTTACTCTTATACTTCAGGGTTGTGTCAACTTGGAATCTCTGCCAGTAGAAGTTAGACAACTGTCTAATCTTCAGACTTTATTCATTTGCAGATGCTCTGTCAGAGAATTGGCCTTTGAATCTGGGTTAGGATCCTCTTTTTCATTGCAGAAGCTCAGGGAAATACATGTAAGTGAAACATCAGTGGCTAGGATATCACTTTCCCAAAACTGTTGTCCAAGCCTCCAGACTCTATGTGTTGAATTTTGTACATCTCTAACAGAGATCGAAACCTTACCGACAGCACTCAAGTTCATCGAATTGAATGGGTGTACAATGCTGGAGACCATGGGTTTACCAGAGGCATTTGAGAAGCTAACAAATCTTGAAACTTTAGAGGTTCGAGGGGGTTCAATCAGGGAATTGCCATTTGGAAGGGGATCTTCTTATTCTTTGTGCAATCTCAGGCGTTTATATCTAGAAGACACACATTTGCCCAAGGTATCGATTTCCCAAGAATGTTGTCCAAGCCTCCAGGAACTTGTAATCAACCTTGAAGAATCTTTGATGGAAATCGAAATTCTGCCCACAGCACTCCAATCAATTTCTTTGACATTGTGTAAAGCGCTGAAAAACATTAGTGGTCTTCATGCTGTGGTGAGTGTTGAAAAGCTAATTATAATCTGTTGTACAGAGTTAATTGAGATGCCAAGTTTGGCAGGATTAGTTTCCTTAAATGAACTTGTAGTTAGAGGTTGcagtaaaataaataaaatagaaggtTTAGAGAAATTGACATCACTGGAGGAGCTGCACATAGAAACCAATTGGAAGGCTCCTCGAATAGACAGTTTGGGGCAGTCTGAGAGGCTGCGGGAGGTGAACCTGGTAGCAGAAAATATGTCAGCTTTTGAACATTGTATTCAAAGCATACAGATTGAG GAATGGCCATACAATATGATGATTTGTGGCAGAACATCCATGAAAAATGTCCCTCCTGATCtgcttccatcttcaaatttctcCGGTCTTGCCATTGTTAAATCTTTGGAGATATTTTCACGTGAGGATCATCAGGCACATGTTACAGAATTGTGGAGTTTAACATGTGAAGAGACGCATTCGTGTAATGCTGCTACGGTATGTtttcttattgattgtaaggaAACTGATGATCTGTGGATGCAGTCAGCAAATGCAACTTTAACTCCTATAACAAGGTTGAGACAGGGAGAGTGGGCAGTGATAGGTGTGTACACAGAAGCTTCTCCCCTTATTAAGGAAGCGATGGAAGGGCTCTCTCTTCGAGTATCGTTGGATACTAGTAAATCTGTTCATGTCGTCAGCGGGACCTTGGTGGTGGGAGAGAAAGCAAGAGTTCTGGAAGcttttaatcaattcttccaatATCTGAAAAATTAA